The proteins below come from a single Caulobacter flavus genomic window:
- a CDS encoding riboflavin synthase encodes MFSGIIETLGEVVAVAPEDGALRLSLATGFPDLALGESVAVNGVCLTVVRHDESGGADFFVSPETLARTSLGAAGPGARLNLERAVTLSTRLSGHLVQGHVDGVARLAEVIDDGGSCRLTLSLPAALRAFCVEKGSIALDGISLTLNHVGSPDGQGRFPVGLTIIPHTWTHTNLQHAAVGDPINVEVDVLAKYVERLCHAYLTPSNA; translated from the coding sequence ATGTTCTCCGGCATCATCGAAACCCTGGGCGAGGTCGTCGCCGTCGCCCCCGAGGACGGCGCCCTGCGTCTGTCGCTGGCCACCGGCTTTCCCGACCTGGCGCTGGGCGAAAGCGTCGCGGTCAATGGCGTCTGCCTGACCGTGGTCCGCCATGACGAGAGCGGCGGCGCCGACTTCTTCGTCAGTCCCGAGACCCTGGCCCGCACCAGCCTGGGCGCGGCGGGGCCCGGCGCGCGCCTCAACCTCGAACGGGCCGTGACCCTCTCGACCCGCCTTTCGGGCCATCTGGTCCAGGGCCATGTCGACGGCGTCGCGCGCCTGGCCGAGGTGATCGACGACGGCGGTTCGTGCCGGCTGACCTTGAGCCTGCCGGCCGCCTTGCGGGCCTTCTGCGTCGAGAAGGGCTCGATCGCGCTGGACGGGATCAGTCTGACCCTCAACCACGTCGGCTCGCCGGACGGGCAGGGACGTTTTCCGGTCGGGCTCACGATCATCCCCCACACCTGGACCCACACCAACCTGCAGCACGCCGCCGTCGGCGACCCGATCAATGTCGAGGTCGACGTGCTGGCCAAATACGTGGAGCGGCTATGTCACGCCTATCTGACGCCCTCGAACGCCTGA
- the ribD gene encoding bifunctional diaminohydroxyphosphoribosylaminopyrimidine deaminase/5-amino-6-(5-phosphoribosylamino)uracil reductase RibD — translation MTAFSPPPPAIAQAFRLALDAASQLAGATAPNPPVGCAVLAADGAVLAVEAHQGAGLPHAEAAALAACRDRWDEVHTLVVTLEPCNHHGRTPPCVEAILASPARAVWIGARDPNPAVAGGGARRLATAGLDIAFVAGPLAAESARLIAPFAMRATQGRPWLTVKQAFTTDGSMIPPTGAKTFASEASLDLAHALRRRADAVITGSGTILADAPLLTVRRVADPRRAPRRLAILDRRGRVPRAYLDAARERGLEPSVHADIPALLADLAAGGALEALVEAGPTLSAAFLDAGLWDERVVITKAARPGDPDTVETVLRRPAA, via the coding sequence ATGACGGCTTTTTCGCCTCCACCACCGGCCATCGCCCAGGCCTTCCGGCTCGCGCTCGACGCCGCTTCGCAACTGGCCGGCGCCACCGCGCCCAACCCCCCGGTGGGCTGCGCCGTGCTGGCCGCCGACGGTGCGGTGCTGGCGGTGGAAGCCCACCAGGGCGCGGGCCTGCCGCATGCCGAGGCGGCGGCGCTCGCCGCATGCCGCGACCGTTGGGACGAGGTCCACACGCTTGTCGTCACCCTGGAGCCTTGCAACCACCACGGCCGCACGCCGCCGTGCGTCGAGGCGATCCTGGCCAGCCCCGCCCGGGCCGTCTGGATCGGCGCCCGCGACCCCAACCCCGCCGTCGCCGGCGGCGGCGCGCGGCGTCTGGCGACGGCCGGCCTCGACATCGCCTTCGTCGCCGGCCCCCTGGCCGCCGAGAGCGCTCGGTTGATCGCCCCCTTCGCCATGCGCGCCACGCAAGGTCGCCCGTGGCTGACCGTCAAGCAGGCCTTCACTACCGACGGCTCGATGATCCCGCCGACCGGGGCGAAGACCTTCGCCTCGGAGGCCTCGCTCGATCTGGCCCACGCCCTGCGCCGCCGCGCCGACGCGGTGATCACCGGCTCGGGCACGATCCTGGCCGACGCGCCGCTGCTGACCGTGCGCCGCGTGGCCGATCCGCGCCGCGCACCCCGGCGCCTGGCCATTCTCGACCGCCGGGGCCGCGTGCCGCGCGCCTATCTGGACGCCGCCCGCGAGCGCGGCCTCGAACCTTCCGTCCACGCCGACATCCCCGCGCTGCTGGCCGACCTAGCCGCCGGCGGCGCCCTGGAGGCCCTGGTCGAGGCCGGCCCGACCCTGTCGGCCGCCTTCCTCGACGCTGGCCTCTGGGACGAGCGTGTCGTCATCACCAAGGCCGCCCGGCCCGGCGATCCCGACACCGTCGAGACCGTCCTTCGCCGGCCGGCCGCCTGA
- a CDS encoding GntR family transcriptional regulator — MKGPLNSVEPHGDWAPGLQKARLYELILQDIILGELPPMQVLEEKALAVRYAGGVAGVREALGRLAIEGLVVRRPRVGTIVAPMDVAEIEHAFEVRRMLEGRTAALAARNRRPADLVAITAAFEGAEAAIEAGDFRAMLAMDHAFHRAVAFAAQNPTLARFVIALQNVATRFWIWQMEKQTPEEQMADVVLHRALAQAIVDRDPAAAEAICAQLIGEPPSAQRA; from the coding sequence ATGAAGGGCCCCCTGAACAGCGTCGAGCCCCATGGCGACTGGGCCCCGGGGCTGCAGAAGGCGCGGCTTTACGAGCTGATCCTGCAGGACATCATCCTGGGCGAGCTGCCACCGATGCAGGTGCTGGAGGAAAAGGCCCTGGCCGTCCGCTACGCCGGCGGCGTGGCCGGGGTGCGCGAGGCGCTGGGACGGCTGGCCATCGAGGGACTGGTGGTGCGCCGGCCGCGCGTGGGCACGATCGTCGCGCCTATGGACGTCGCCGAGATCGAGCACGCCTTCGAGGTGCGGCGGATGCTGGAAGGCCGCACGGCCGCCCTGGCCGCCCGCAACCGCCGTCCGGCCGACCTGGTGGCGATCACCGCCGCCTTCGAGGGCGCCGAGGCCGCGATCGAAGCCGGCGACTTCCGGGCCATGCTGGCCATGGACCATGCCTTCCACCGCGCGGTGGCCTTCGCGGCCCAGAACCCCACCCTCGCCCGCTTCGTCATCGCCCTGCAGAACGTCGCGACGCGGTTCTGGATCTGGCAGATGGAGAAGCAGACGCCGGAGGAGCAGATGGCCGACGTGGTGCTGCACCGGGCCCTGGCCCAGGCCATCGTCGACCGCGATCCTGCCGCCGCCGAGGCCATCTGCGCCCAACTGATCGGCGAGCCGCCCAGCGCCCAACGCGCCTGA
- a CDS encoding TonB-dependent receptor domain-containing protein encodes MQLRSILLAAGSLSAFAAPTWALAAQSGPGATDVEGVVVTADPLGRSGKEVISSVAVLTGEELVQRRQATLGETLNGLPGVNSDTFGGGASRPVIRGQTAPRVKVLSEGAALMDASEVSPDHAVSGEPLLLDGVEILRGPSALLYGGGAIGGAVNLIDRKIPTQIPPLGGDGVAEVRFGSADNERAGVLGLTAGVGQFAVRIEAAGRKADDYEAPDFDSSTVPGTFNRTSTATLGLSWIGSRGYLGAAYTQQDSKYGLPGHSHEYESCHPHGTTLHCGGHDDHGDEDDHDHDHEGEEHGAPVVDLLSKRLDVRGEINDPFAGVERIRLRAGYTDYRHHEIEEGAIATTFGNEGYDARVEVQHAPIGGVRGVVGVQVGKSDFSAVGEEAFIPQSRTKTSALFVVEEYVAGDWRFEGALRQEWQDASALGRADAEHKPFSASAAASWTFTPGYVASLSVARSQRAPSAQELYARGVHLATNTYEIGSADLDVETAASVELGLRKTQGATTFSASVYRYEYDGYIYADTLDRYEDFRLVRYAQDDARFTGVEGQVTQKLKPWLSVTAFGDYVRAKLKDGGGDLPRVPAGRLGLRGDAKSGAWSGNVEYVRVFDQDRVAVFESETPGYDMVNATLAYDLPMGPVIGQMFLRGTNLLDEKALNHASFVSTAAPLRGRNLVLGLRALF; translated from the coding sequence ATGCAACTTCGAAGCATCCTTCTCGCCGCCGGCAGCCTCTCGGCCTTCGCCGCTCCGACCTGGGCGCTGGCGGCGCAATCGGGCCCCGGCGCGACCGACGTCGAGGGCGTGGTGGTCACCGCCGACCCGCTGGGCCGCTCGGGCAAGGAGGTGATCTCCAGCGTCGCGGTGCTGACCGGCGAGGAACTGGTGCAGCGCCGCCAGGCGACGCTGGGCGAGACGCTGAACGGCCTGCCCGGCGTCAATTCCGACACCTTCGGCGGCGGCGCCAGCCGGCCGGTGATCCGTGGCCAGACCGCCCCGCGCGTGAAGGTGCTGAGCGAGGGCGCGGCGCTGATGGACGCCTCGGAGGTGTCGCCCGACCACGCCGTCTCCGGCGAGCCGCTGCTGCTGGACGGCGTCGAGATCCTGCGCGGCCCCAGCGCCCTGCTCTACGGCGGCGGCGCGATCGGCGGGGCGGTCAACCTGATCGACCGCAAAATCCCGACCCAGATCCCGCCCCTGGGCGGCGACGGCGTGGCCGAGGTGCGCTTCGGCTCGGCCGACAACGAGCGGGCCGGCGTCCTGGGCCTGACGGCGGGCGTGGGCCAGTTCGCGGTGCGCATCGAGGCGGCCGGCCGCAAGGCCGACGACTACGAGGCTCCCGACTTCGACAGCTCGACCGTGCCGGGCACCTTCAACCGCACCTCGACGGCGACCCTGGGCCTGTCGTGGATCGGCTCGCGCGGCTATCTCGGCGCGGCCTACACCCAGCAGGACAGCAAGTACGGCCTGCCCGGCCACAGCCACGAGTACGAGTCCTGCCACCCGCACGGGACCACCCTGCACTGCGGCGGCCACGACGATCATGGCGACGAGGACGACCACGATCACGACCATGAGGGCGAAGAACACGGCGCGCCGGTCGTCGACCTGCTGAGCAAGCGCCTCGACGTGCGCGGCGAGATCAACGACCCGTTCGCCGGCGTCGAGCGTATCCGCCTGCGGGCCGGCTACACCGACTATCGCCATCACGAGATCGAGGAAGGCGCGATCGCCACCACCTTCGGCAACGAGGGCTACGACGCCCGGGTCGAGGTGCAGCACGCGCCGATCGGCGGCGTGCGCGGCGTGGTCGGCGTGCAGGTGGGCAAGAGCGACTTCTCGGCCGTCGGTGAGGAGGCCTTCATTCCGCAAAGCCGCACCAAGACTTCGGCGCTGTTCGTGGTCGAGGAATACGTGGCCGGCGACTGGCGCTTCGAAGGCGCCTTGCGCCAGGAGTGGCAGGACGCCAGCGCGCTTGGCCGCGCGGACGCCGAGCACAAGCCGTTCTCGGCCTCGGCCGCGGCCAGCTGGACCTTCACGCCGGGCTACGTGGCCTCGCTGTCGGTCGCCCGCTCGCAACGCGCCCCCAGCGCCCAGGAGCTCTATGCCCGGGGCGTGCACCTGGCGACCAACACCTACGAGATCGGCTCGGCCGACCTGGACGTCGAGACCGCCGCATCGGTCGAACTGGGCCTGCGCAAGACGCAAGGGGCCACGACCTTCTCGGCCAGCGTCTACCGCTACGAATACGACGGCTACATCTATGCCGACACGCTGGACCGCTACGAGGACTTCCGCCTGGTGCGCTACGCACAGGACGACGCCCGCTTCACCGGCGTCGAGGGCCAGGTGACGCAGAAGCTGAAGCCCTGGCTGTCGGTGACGGCGTTCGGCGACTACGTGCGGGCCAAGCTGAAGGACGGCGGCGGCGACCTGCCGCGCGTTCCGGCCGGCCGCCTGGGCCTGCGGGGCGACGCCAAGAGCGGCGCCTGGAGCGGGAATGTCGAGTACGTGCGGGTCTTCGACCAGGACCGCGTCGCGGTCTTCGAAAGCGAGACCCCGGGCTACGACATGGTCAACGCCACCCTGGCCTACGACCTGCCGATGGGTCCGGTGATCGGCCAGATGTTCCTGCGCGGAACCAACCTGCTGGACGAGAAAGCCCTGAACCACGCTTCGTTCGTCAGCACCGCAGCCCCGCTGCGCGGGCGAAACCTGGTGCTGGGCCTGCGGGCGCTGTTCTAG
- a CDS encoding beta-N-acetylhexosaminidase: MPLSIRPVAAVVALAALAPAPALAAQAFAVTPAPARIAPAQGVLTLRAGDTVWIPAGDEQARGAAQWLVDTLAATRGVRLAIKEGVGAGGVVLSRAGPEGEAYALDVSSRRAEIRAKDKAGLFYGAVSLWQLAGPAQGKDKAGAPLRVQAISIEDAPRFSWRGLMLDSTRHYQSLPTIRRIIDGMASLKLNTLHWHLTDDQGWRLEIKKYPNLTDHGAWRRPAGAAGYKASGEEVRYGGFYTQDQAREIVAYAAARSIVVVPEIEMPGHAQAAISSYPRLGTRPAADRVMADWGVYPDIFNVDDETFAFLEDVLDEVMAIFPSEYIHVGGDEALKAQWEASPKIQARMKELGLADEHALQSYFIQRIEKHLNAKGRRLVGWDEILEGGLAPNATVMSWRGLEGAVAAAKQGHDTVLAPGPVLYFDHRQSTSPDEPPGRGKLSTLKTVYAFDAEPSELTPEQHKHVLGMQATMFSEHIRTDERAVAMLFPRLAALAENAWTPRDKQGWAGFEDRLPATLGRLSDLGLAYDTVPFEPQAAFDWPKGGEIGASLDTGLQVGEVRYTTDGSEPTAASPRYAAPLKLAAGAQLKARTFQGKHPLGRVRAWNVTADTALTRRSHQLTRCTEGLILNLEDDGANDKGERATFLLDILNPCWIWKDADLSNGAKLTVTVGQLPYNFQLGNKLEPLPVRPPSRPEGELEVRFGCKGPRLATVPLTEASRNSALTKIVVDAPPRGKGDICFTFASKAIEPMWAVHSVKITPGAVVAKAD; the protein is encoded by the coding sequence ATGCCTTTGTCCATACGACCCGTCGCAGCTGTCGTCGCGCTCGCCGCCCTCGCGCCCGCGCCGGCCCTGGCCGCCCAGGCCTTCGCCGTGACCCCGGCTCCGGCCAGGATCGCGCCGGCCCAGGGCGTGCTGACCCTGCGCGCCGGCGACACGGTCTGGATCCCGGCGGGCGACGAGCAGGCCCGGGGCGCGGCACAGTGGCTGGTCGACACCCTGGCGGCCACGCGCGGCGTGCGCCTCGCCATCAAGGAGGGCGTCGGCGCCGGCGGCGTCGTGCTGTCGCGCGCAGGCCCGGAAGGCGAGGCCTACGCCCTCGACGTCTCGTCCAGGCGCGCCGAGATCCGCGCCAAGGACAAGGCGGGCCTGTTCTACGGCGCGGTGTCGCTGTGGCAGTTGGCGGGCCCCGCACAAGGCAAGGACAAGGCCGGCGCGCCGCTCCGCGTGCAGGCCATCAGCATCGAGGACGCCCCGCGCTTTTCCTGGCGCGGCCTGATGCTGGACAGCACCCGCCACTATCAGAGCCTGCCGACGATCAGGCGGATCATCGACGGCATGGCCAGCCTCAAGCTCAACACGCTGCACTGGCATCTGACCGACGACCAGGGCTGGCGGCTGGAGATCAAGAAGTATCCGAACCTCACCGACCACGGCGCCTGGCGGCGTCCGGCCGGGGCGGCGGGCTACAAGGCCTCGGGCGAGGAGGTCCGCTACGGCGGCTTCTACACCCAGGACCAGGCGCGCGAGATCGTCGCCTACGCCGCCGCCCGCAGCATCGTCGTGGTGCCCGAGATCGAGATGCCGGGCCACGCCCAGGCGGCGATCTCCAGCTATCCGCGGCTGGGTACGCGCCCGGCGGCCGATCGCGTCATGGCCGACTGGGGTGTCTATCCCGACATCTTCAACGTCGACGACGAGACCTTCGCTTTCCTGGAGGACGTTCTCGACGAGGTGATGGCGATCTTCCCGTCGGAATACATCCACGTCGGCGGCGACGAGGCGCTGAAGGCCCAGTGGGAAGCCTCGCCCAAGATCCAGGCCCGCATGAAGGAACTGGGCCTGGCCGACGAGCACGCCCTGCAGAGCTATTTCATCCAGCGCATCGAAAAGCATCTCAACGCCAAGGGCCGCCGTCTGGTCGGCTGGGACGAGATCCTAGAAGGGGGGCTGGCGCCCAACGCCACCGTCATGTCATGGCGCGGGCTGGAGGGCGCGGTCGCTGCCGCCAAGCAGGGCCACGACACGGTGCTGGCGCCGGGGCCGGTTCTCTATTTCGACCATCGCCAGAGCACCTCGCCCGACGAGCCGCCCGGTCGTGGCAAGCTCTCGACGCTGAAGACCGTCTACGCCTTCGACGCCGAGCCGTCCGAGCTGACGCCCGAGCAGCACAAGCACGTGCTGGGCATGCAGGCCACGATGTTCAGCGAGCACATCCGCACCGACGAGCGGGCGGTGGCGATGCTGTTCCCGCGCCTGGCGGCCCTGGCCGAAAACGCCTGGACCCCGCGCGACAAGCAGGGCTGGGCCGGCTTCGAGGATCGCCTGCCGGCGACGCTGGGCCGCCTGTCCGACCTGGGCCTGGCCTACGACACCGTGCCGTTCGAACCGCAGGCGGCCTTCGACTGGCCCAAGGGGGGCGAGATCGGCGCCAGCCTCGACACCGGCCTGCAGGTCGGCGAGGTGCGCTACACCACCGACGGCTCCGAGCCGACGGCGGCCTCGCCGCGCTACGCCGCGCCGCTGAAGCTTGCGGCCGGCGCCCAGCTGAAGGCCCGGACCTTCCAGGGCAAGCATCCGCTGGGCCGCGTGCGGGCCTGGAACGTCACGGCCGACACCGCCCTGACCCGCCGCTCGCACCAGCTGACCCGCTGCACCGAGGGCCTGATCCTCAATCTCGAGGACGATGGCGCCAACGACAAGGGCGAGCGTGCGACCTTCCTGCTCGACATCCTCAATCCGTGCTGGATCTGGAAGGACGCCGACCTCTCGAACGGCGCCAAGCTGACCGTCACGGTCGGCCAACTGCCCTACAACTTCCAGCTCGGCAACAAGCTGGAGCCGCTGCCGGTGCGGCCGCCGTCGCGTCCCGAGGGCGAGCTGGAGGTGCGCTTCGGCTGCAAGGGTCCGCGCCTGGCCACCGTGCCGTTGACGGAAGCGTCCAGGAACTCGGCCCTGACCAAGATCGTCGTCGACGCCCCGCCGCGCGGCAAGGGCGACATCTGTTTCACCTTCGCCAGCAAGGCCATCGAGCCGATGTGGGCCGTGCACAGCGTGAAGATCACGCCGGGCGCCGTGGTCGCCAAGGCGGATTAA
- a CDS encoding DUF1349 domain-containing protein, which yields MSSEPVLDRRGVLAGAAAVALAGPAMARAADGWSWLNAPRTWAWNDGTLVCEAGAGTDFWRRTAGGPLIDNGHFWFRRQSGDFEMTAVLAGDYAADADQTGLMLRLAPDLWMKTGVERLGGELHSATVFTRDWSDGSSLVIPTAPAVRVKLRRSGQTLFCAHAVGEGAFVDTRLGHLPMPDAVDLGVMCASPAGKGFEARISNITIKSL from the coding sequence TTGTCGTCTGAGCCCGTCCTCGACCGTCGCGGCGTCCTGGCCGGAGCGGCCGCCGTCGCCCTCGCCGGACCGGCCATGGCCCGCGCCGCCGACGGCTGGTCATGGCTGAACGCGCCGCGAACCTGGGCCTGGAACGACGGGACCCTGGTCTGCGAGGCCGGGGCTGGAACCGACTTCTGGCGTCGCACGGCCGGCGGGCCGCTGATCGACAACGGCCACTTCTGGTTTCGCCGGCAGTCCGGCGACTTCGAGATGACCGCCGTCCTGGCCGGCGACTACGCCGCCGACGCCGACCAGACCGGCCTGATGCTGCGCCTGGCGCCCGACCTCTGGATGAAGACCGGGGTCGAGCGCCTGGGGGGCGAGCTTCACTCGGCCACCGTCTTCACCCGCGACTGGTCCGACGGCTCGTCGCTGGTGATCCCCACGGCCCCGGCCGTGCGGGTCAAGCTGCGGCGCTCGGGCCAGACCCTGTTCTGCGCCCATGCGGTGGGCGAGGGGGCCTTCGTCGACACGCGGCTTGGCCACCTGCCGATGCCGGACGCGGTGGACCTGGGCGTCATGTGCGCCTCGCCGGCCGGCAAGGGCTTCGAAGCCCGGATTTCAAACATAACGATCAAGAGCCTCTGA
- a CDS encoding GntP family permease: protein MMVLGVVALIALLVVLIAWGKVPPFLAFLVVALGGAVMFGMPLAQIPKSLEKGVGDMLGGLVAIICLGAMFGRAIADSGAAQSIARALIGAVGLRFILLAMAMTGLIVGIPLFYSVGFVVMIPLIFSIAKRADLPPVYVGLPLLSGLSVAHGYLPPHPSPAALVTLFGADTGLTLGYGLIVSIAALMVGGPLLTLVLKRVNLLPLGGPAADSPFAAEEAPAAAGPGPINSFTTALLPVVLIAATTALLVAFRGPSPTHDLIGFVGHPAVVLTLCLIYATFSLGVLRGIGVPMQMQRYGDALKDVASILLILAGAGALKQVFVDSGVSATLGGWLGSLPLHPLVLGWLIAMVIRVALGSATIAGLTAAGLIQPVMATTGVDPNLMVLAIGAGSLMFSHINDPGFWLFKEYFGLSLKETLLSWTVMESVVGIVGLICVLGLSLVV from the coding sequence ATGATGGTGCTTGGCGTAGTCGCGTTGATCGCGCTGCTGGTGGTGCTGATCGCCTGGGGCAAGGTCCCGCCGTTCCTGGCCTTCCTTGTGGTGGCCCTCGGCGGCGCCGTCATGTTCGGCATGCCGCTGGCCCAGATCCCCAAGTCGCTGGAGAAGGGTGTCGGCGACATGCTGGGCGGCCTGGTGGCGATCATCTGCCTGGGCGCCATGTTCGGCCGCGCCATCGCCGACAGCGGCGCCGCCCAGAGCATCGCCCGCGCCCTGATCGGCGCGGTGGGCCTGCGCTTCATCCTGCTGGCCATGGCCATGACCGGCCTGATCGTCGGCATCCCGCTGTTCTACAGCGTTGGCTTCGTGGTGATGATCCCGCTGATCTTCTCGATCGCCAAGCGGGCTGACCTGCCGCCGGTCTATGTGGGCCTGCCGTTGCTGTCGGGCCTGTCGGTGGCCCACGGCTACCTGCCGCCGCACCCGTCGCCGGCGGCCCTCGTCACCCTGTTCGGCGCCGACACCGGCCTGACCCTCGGCTACGGCCTGATCGTCAGCATCGCCGCCCTGATGGTCGGCGGCCCGCTGCTGACCCTGGTGCTCAAGCGCGTCAACCTGCTGCCGCTGGGCGGACCGGCCGCGGACTCGCCGTTCGCCGCCGAGGAGGCCCCGGCCGCCGCCGGCCCCGGCCCGATCAACAGTTTCACGACCGCGCTGCTGCCGGTGGTGCTGATCGCCGCCACCACGGCGCTGTTGGTCGCCTTCAGGGGCCCGTCGCCGACCCACGACCTGATCGGCTTCGTCGGCCATCCCGCCGTCGTCCTGACGCTGTGCCTGATCTACGCCACCTTCAGCCTGGGCGTGCTGCGCGGGATCGGCGTCCCGATGCAGATGCAGCGCTATGGCGACGCCCTCAAGGACGTGGCCTCGATCCTGCTGATCCTGGCCGGCGCCGGGGCGCTCAAGCAGGTGTTCGTCGACAGCGGCGTCAGCGCCACCCTGGGCGGCTGGCTGGGCTCCCTGCCGCTGCACCCGCTGGTGCTGGGCTGGCTGATCGCCATGGTCATCCGCGTCGCCCTCGGCTCGGCCACCATCGCGGGCCTCACCGCCGCCGGCCTGATCCAGCCGGTGATGGCCACGACCGGCGTCGATCCCAACCTGATGGTGCTGGCCATCGGCGCCGGCAGCCTGATGTTCTCGCACATCAACGACCCGGGCTTCTGGCTGTTCAAGGAGTATTTCGGCCTCAGCCTCAAGGAGACCCTGCTGTCCTGGACGGTGATGGAGAGCGTCGTCGGCATCGTCGGCCTGATCTGCGTGCTGGGGCTGAGCCTTGTCGTCTGA